A section of the Bryobacteraceae bacterium genome encodes:
- a CDS encoding TetR family transcriptional regulator — protein MKETPAKDIPVRRAPVQPRGASTVEAVLRACSALLERLPLEQINTTRIAAEAGLSVGALYRFFPDKQAIFDAVAVRHMERFRARMARLLVRSALRSGPVVLGRMIDAYVEYLEGHPDFRALALGGHISALARESQMRPGAGPAGLLRAFIQKRLGAGDAATLDLRLRMAMETGERMIAYAWAQPAAERDKILAELKRMLARYLFD, from the coding sequence ATGAAGGAAACTCCCGCGAAAGACATACCGGTGCGCCGGGCGCCGGTGCAGCCGCGCGGCGCCTCCACGGTAGAGGCGGTGCTGCGGGCCTGCTCGGCGCTGCTTGAGCGGCTGCCGCTGGAACAGATCAACACGACGCGGATCGCCGCCGAGGCGGGGCTTTCGGTGGGCGCGCTGTACCGCTTCTTTCCGGACAAGCAGGCGATCTTCGACGCGGTGGCGGTGCGTCACATGGAGCGGTTTCGCGCCCGGATGGCGCGGCTGCTGGTGCGTTCCGCGCTGCGCTCGGGGCCGGTGGTGCTCGGGCGGATGATCGACGCCTACGTGGAGTATCTGGAAGGGCACCCGGACTTCCGCGCCCTTGCGCTTGGGGGACACATCTCGGCGCTGGCGCGGGAGTCGCAGATGCGTCCCGGAGCCGGGCCGGCGGGCCTGCTGCGGGCGTTCATCCAGAAGCGGCTCGGGGCCGGGGATGCAGCGACGCTGGACCTGCGGCTGCGCATGGCGATGGAGACGGGCGAGCGGATGATCGCCTATGCGTGGGCCCAGCCGGCGGCGGAGCGCGACAAGATCCTCGCTGAACTGAAGCGGATGCTGGCCCGGTACCTGTTCGATTGA
- a CDS encoding thioesterase: protein MKEIPLGAHGRRHLLVTPETAIDFLGDERARVLSTPHMIAYMEWAARDALLPYLDENEDSLGTVVHVRHLAATPVGMSVEFTATVTGVEGRRVTFRVEARDEMELVGEGMHERFVADIPKLVSRLAAKRPR from the coding sequence ATGAAAGAGATTCCCCTGGGCGCGCACGGCCGCCGGCACCTGCTGGTGACGCCGGAGACGGCAATCGATTTCCTCGGCGACGAGCGGGCGCGCGTGCTTTCGACGCCCCACATGATCGCCTACATGGAATGGGCGGCCCGAGACGCCCTGCTGCCGTATCTCGACGAAAACGAGGACAGCCTTGGCACGGTGGTTCACGTGCGCCACCTGGCGGCGACTCCCGTGGGGATGAGCGTCGAATTCACCGCCACCGTGACCGGAGTGGAAGGGCGCCGGGTGACCTTCCGCGTGGAGGCGCGCGACGAGATGGAGCTGGTGGGCGAGGGCATGCACGAGCGGTTTGTGGCGGACATTCCGAAGCTCGTCTCCCGGCTGGCGGCCAAGCGGCCGCGCTGA
- the bshC gene encoding putative cysteine ligase BshC yields MRISSVPLGSLPGSSALFSAYVSRSPAAARFYLHDPFSEEGRRAAAAAALSGGAPREQVVDALRRLNGGSPALEKLARPGTVAVVTGQQAGLFGGPAYTLYKALTAVRVAGHLEAAGIPAVAVFWMATEDHDLDEVSVAHVFDTRIRPVRLEAGADGHQGKPIGTVPITRPPLDGLASALDGFLHSGEVLRLAETAYQPGRTFGEAFHALLGGLLGRLGVIFVDPLQPELRRLAAPLLARAWQQRGWLGEALAARRRELEKAGFHAQVEVSDGGGLFFVLEDGVRRRSSLAAREPDPESLSPNALLRPVMQDWLLPTALYVGGPAEIAYFAQAAVLYPPLLGRMPAILPRAGFTLADGRTRRLMERYGVTLADCMRGEEALVETLAARLAPASLEAAFDETGAGVTRLLDQLRAELEGFDPSLASALDLSRAKILYQLAKIRRKAERAALRRQSDAEQQARHAFRLVTPERRLQERYYSFLPFLARHGLRLVDDLLAAVDPLCPAHEILAP; encoded by the coding sequence ATGAGGATTTCGAGCGTGCCCCTCGGCTCGTTGCCGGGCTCGAGCGCCCTGTTTTCCGCCTACGTGTCCCGTTCTCCGGCGGCCGCGCGCTTTTACCTCCACGACCCCTTCAGCGAAGAGGGCCGGCGCGCGGCGGCGGCGGCGGCGCTTTCGGGCGGCGCGCCCCGCGAGCAGGTAGTGGATGCGCTGCGGCGCCTGAACGGCGGCAGTCCGGCTCTCGAAAAGCTGGCCCGGCCGGGCACGGTGGCGGTGGTCACCGGCCAGCAGGCCGGCCTGTTCGGCGGCCCGGCGTACACGCTGTACAAGGCGCTGACGGCGGTGCGGGTGGCCGGGCATCTGGAGGCCGCGGGCATCCCCGCGGTGGCCGTGTTCTGGATGGCCACCGAGGACCATGACCTGGACGAAGTGAGCGTGGCGCACGTCTTCGACACGCGCATCCGCCCGGTGCGGCTGGAGGCGGGCGCCGACGGGCATCAGGGAAAGCCCATTGGCACGGTGCCCATTACGCGGCCGCCGCTGGACGGGCTCGCCTCGGCACTGGACGGCTTTCTTCATTCCGGCGAGGTTCTGCGGCTGGCCGAAACGGCCTACCAGCCGGGCCGCACGTTCGGCGAGGCCTTTCACGCGCTGCTTGGCGGTCTGCTGGGCCGGCTGGGCGTGATTTTCGTCGACCCCCTGCAACCGGAACTGCGCCGGCTGGCCGCGCCCCTGCTGGCCCGCGCGTGGCAGCAGCGCGGGTGGCTGGGCGAGGCGCTGGCGGCGCGGCGGCGCGAACTCGAGAAGGCGGGGTTCCATGCGCAGGTGGAAGTGAGCGATGGAGGGGGACTCTTCTTTGTTCTGGAAGACGGCGTGCGGCGGCGCTCGAGTCTGGCCGCGCGCGAGCCCGATCCGGAGAGCCTGTCGCCGAACGCGCTGCTGCGCCCGGTGATGCAGGACTGGCTGCTGCCTACGGCCCTGTACGTGGGCGGCCCGGCCGAGATCGCCTATTTCGCCCAGGCTGCGGTGCTCTACCCGCCGCTGCTCGGCCGCATGCCGGCCATTCTGCCGCGGGCGGGCTTCACGCTGGCCGACGGGCGGACGCGGCGGCTGATGGAACGCTATGGGGTCACGCTGGCCGACTGCATGCGGGGAGAAGAGGCGCTGGTGGAGACGCTGGCGGCGCGGCTGGCGCCGGCGTCGCTGGAGGCCGCGTTTGATGAAACGGGTGCGGGCGTCACAAGACTGCTGGATCAGCTGCGGGCGGAACTCGAGGGCTTTGACCCGTCGCTCGCCTCGGCCCTGGACTTGAGCCGCGCCAAGATCCTTTATCAGCTCGCGAAGATCCGCCGCAAGGCCGAACGCGCGGCACTTCGCCGCCAGTCCGACGCCGAGCAGCAGGCGCGCCACGCCTTCCGCCTGGTGACGCCGGAGCGGCGCCTTCAGGAGCGATATTATTCGTTTCTGCCGTTCCTCGCCCGCCATGGGCTGAGGCTTGTCGACGACCTCCTGGCCGCGGTGGATCCGCTCTGCCCGGCCCATGAGATTCTGGCCCCATGA
- a CDS encoding aldolase, with translation MKKNTVKQGLKEGRLQLGTAFQQLRSQDVVRILAAAGFDWAFLDAEHGGFGQETLQDLCRMAVKVGLAPIVRVADLQYALIARALDCGAEGVILPRVEDPALLEKAVSWAKFPPLGARGMGLTPLHVDFEPASIAAIMEHMNREQMVVLQIETVRALEARDELLSVAHIDAVMIGPVDLSISLGVPGEFEHPKMLAAVEKIVESCRVHGVAPGAQARSIALAQRWKSMGMLFVGCSSEVAMLYEAARAISAALKP, from the coding sequence ATGAAGAAGAACACCGTCAAACAGGGACTGAAAGAAGGCCGCCTTCAGCTCGGCACCGCTTTCCAGCAACTGCGCTCGCAGGACGTCGTGCGGATCCTCGCCGCCGCTGGCTTCGACTGGGCTTTTCTTGACGCCGAGCACGGCGGCTTCGGCCAGGAGACGCTCCAGGACCTTTGCCGGATGGCGGTGAAGGTCGGCCTGGCGCCGATCGTACGCGTCGCCGATCTTCAATACGCCCTGATCGCGCGCGCGCTGGACTGCGGCGCCGAAGGCGTGATCCTGCCGCGGGTGGAAGACCCGGCGCTGCTTGAAAAGGCCGTCTCGTGGGCGAAGTTTCCGCCGCTGGGCGCGCGCGGCATGGGACTGACGCCGCTGCACGTGGATTTCGAGCCGGCCTCGATCGCGGCGATCATGGAACACATGAACCGCGAGCAGATGGTCGTGCTCCAGATTGAGACCGTGCGCGCGCTGGAGGCGCGCGACGAGCTGCTGAGCGTGGCGCACATCGATGCGGTGATGATCGGCCCGGTGGACCTGTCGATCAGCCTCGGCGTGCCGGGCGAGTTCGAGCACCCGAAGATGCTGGCTGCGGTGGAAAAGATCGTGGAGAGCTGCCGCGTCCACGGCGTTGCGCCCGGCGCGCAGGCGCGCAGCATCGCGCTGGCCCAGCGCTGGAAGAGCATGGGCATGCTGTTTGTCGGCTGCTCGAGCGAAGTGGCAATGCTGTACGAGGCGGCGCGGGCGATCAGCGCGGCGCTGAAGCCCTGA
- a CDS encoding oxidoreductase, whose translation MVRRFGALGRGKMPRTTRPQPFRYKGVGMEKRRLGTSDMWISPLGIGQWAMGGGGWKFSWGPQDDRASIAAIRAALEAGWNWVDTAAVYGLGHAEEVLARALEGVSPRPYIFTKCERCWREDGEIYGCLKRDSILRECEASLRRLKVDVIDLYQIHWPEPDEDIEEGWEAMLELQRQGKVRWIGVSNFSLSQLKRLEKYGEITSLQPPYNLLAREIEKEILPYCAEKGIGVIAYSPMHSGLLTGTMTAERIASLPPDDHRRRRPHFQEPLLSRNLALVEKLREIGARHGRTPGEVAIAWVLRRPEVTGAIVGLRSPEQLAGVAGAAAFRLTADEIAEIESAMARLGIA comes from the coding sequence ATGGTACGCCGCTTCGGCGCGCTCGGACGCGGCAAAATGCCGCGGACCACGCGCCCGCAGCCGTTCCGGTATAAAGGGGTAGGTATGGAAAAACGCAGACTCGGCACGAGCGACATGTGGATCAGCCCGCTGGGCATCGGCCAGTGGGCCATGGGCGGCGGGGGGTGGAAGTTCTCCTGGGGCCCGCAGGACGACCGCGCCTCGATTGCGGCCATCCGCGCCGCGCTCGAGGCCGGCTGGAACTGGGTGGACACCGCCGCCGTCTACGGCCTCGGCCACGCTGAAGAGGTGCTGGCCCGGGCGCTCGAGGGCGTTTCCCCCAGGCCATACATCTTCACCAAATGCGAGCGCTGCTGGCGCGAAGACGGCGAGATCTACGGCTGCCTGAAGCGCGACTCCATCCTGCGTGAATGCGAGGCGAGCCTGCGGCGGCTGAAAGTGGACGTGATCGACCTCTACCAGATTCACTGGCCCGAGCCCGACGAAGACATTGAAGAGGGCTGGGAGGCGATGCTCGAGCTGCAACGGCAGGGAAAAGTCCGCTGGATCGGCGTCAGCAATTTTTCCCTCTCCCAGCTCAAACGGCTGGAAAAATACGGCGAGATCACTTCCCTGCAACCGCCATATAACCTTCTGGCCCGGGAAATTGAAAAGGAAATTCTGCCCTATTGCGCGGAAAAAGGCATCGGCGTCATCGCCTATTCTCCGATGCATTCCGGCCTGCTGACCGGCACAATGACGGCGGAACGGATCGCCAGCCTGCCCCCGGACGACCACCGCCGCCGCCGGCCCCATTTCCAGGAGCCGCTGCTCAGCCGCAACCTGGCGCTGGTCGAAAAGCTGCGCGAGATCGGCGCACGGCACGGACGGACTCCCGGCGAAGTGGCCATCGCCTGGGTACTGCGGCGCCCGGAGGTGACCGGCGCCATCGTCGGACTGCGTTCGCCGGAGCAGCTTGCCGGCGTCGCCGGCGCGGCCGCCTTCCGCCTCACCGCCGACGAGATCGCCGAAATCGAGAGCGCGATGGCGCGGCTCGGCATCGCCTGA
- the pcm gene encoding protein-L-isoaspartate O-methyltransferase, with protein sequence MNGQDWNALRERMVRQQIESRGVRNPAVLRAMREVPRHLFVPEPLRKSAYDDHPLPIGHGQTISQPYIVAAMTELLDPKPADRVLEIGTGSGYQAAVLARLVRHVYTIEIVEALGREAKTRLESLGYRNVTVRIGDGYLGWPEEAPFDRIILTAAPPDVPQTLIDQLRPGGRLVAPVGTGWQELVVIDKDLRGNVRRRTEFPVMFVPMVPGKR encoded by the coding sequence ATGAACGGCCAGGACTGGAACGCACTCCGCGAGCGGATGGTTCGGCAGCAGATCGAGAGCCGGGGCGTGCGGAACCCGGCCGTGCTGCGGGCGATGCGCGAGGTGCCACGGCACCTTTTCGTGCCCGAGCCGCTGCGGAAATCGGCCTACGACGACCATCCGCTGCCCATCGGCCACGGGCAGACGATCTCGCAGCCGTACATTGTCGCGGCGATGACGGAGCTGCTCGATCCGAAGCCGGCGGACCGGGTGCTGGAGATCGGCACGGGATCGGGCTATCAGGCGGCAGTGCTGGCGCGCCTGGTGCGGCACGTTTACACGATCGAAATCGTCGAGGCGCTTGGCAGGGAGGCGAAGACACGGCTGGAGTCGCTCGGCTACCGCAACGTCACCGTGCGCATCGGCGACGGCTACCTCGGTTGGCCGGAAGAGGCGCCGTTTGACCGGATCATCCTGACGGCCGCGCCGCCGGACGTGCCGCAGACGCTGATCGACCAGCTCAGGCCGGGCGGGCGGCTGGTGGCCCCCGTCGGCACCGGATGGCAGGAGCTGGTCGTCATCGACAAGGACCTCAGGGGCAATGTCCGCCGGCGGACCGAATTTCCGGTGATGTTCGTGCCGATGGTGCCGGGCAAGCGCTGA